A window of the Bradyrhizobium diazoefficiens genome harbors these coding sequences:
- a CDS encoding PepSY domain-containing protein: MMGAIVLSHRWLGIAFCLLFAMWFASGIVMHFVPFPSLTEAERLAGLAPVERAQVVIGVTDAVASSGIAGATRVRLIQRSDGPVYIVSGAVLMRAVHASDGQDATVTSAGVALAIAQAHARNRGIDAAQAGIVARRNYDQWTVPNGFDRHRPLFRVALGDEAGREVYVSSPTGEVVLDTTRSERGWNWAGSVLHWIYPTVLRRDWQLWDRVVWTLSLFASVSALLGAVLGIVRIKRRGGVLGSPYRGWHALHHLIGLAATIFVLTWIVSGWLSMDHGLLFSRGQLTTGEVGEVDAAPDWRTVSSLGSMPSPAREIEWFAFKGDLYRRDRTSLAGQILTRAGEPPRSGQTGFLNAQEIASLIARLASGCGAPVVLADNDDYLAQSVVPGAPVYRARCGDLWFDIDGADGRVLQRLDASRRAYRWAYRALHTLDFPVLMAHPRLRDVLIVGLSALGLMFSITGIVIGWRRLQSKFST, from the coding sequence ATGATGGGCGCGATCGTCCTCTCACACCGCTGGCTCGGGATCGCGTTCTGTCTCCTGTTCGCGATGTGGTTCGCGAGCGGAATCGTGATGCACTTCGTTCCGTTTCCGTCGCTGACGGAAGCGGAACGCCTTGCCGGGCTCGCGCCGGTGGAGCGTGCCCAGGTGGTCATTGGTGTGACCGATGCGGTGGCGTCCAGCGGTATTGCCGGGGCCACGCGCGTTCGCCTCATCCAGCGGAGCGACGGGCCCGTCTATATCGTGTCGGGAGCCGTGCTGATGCGCGCGGTGCATGCGTCCGACGGACAGGACGCCACGGTTACGTCTGCTGGTGTTGCACTGGCCATTGCGCAGGCTCATGCCCGCAACCGCGGAATTGATGCCGCACAAGCCGGCATCGTTGCGCGCCGGAACTACGATCAATGGACGGTGCCGAATGGCTTCGATCGTCACCGGCCGTTATTCCGCGTGGCTCTTGGCGATGAAGCCGGCAGGGAAGTCTATGTCTCGTCGCCGACCGGTGAAGTCGTTCTTGATACGACGCGCAGCGAGCGCGGATGGAATTGGGCCGGCAGCGTCCTGCACTGGATCTATCCCACGGTGCTGAGACGCGACTGGCAGCTCTGGGATCGCGTGGTCTGGACATTGTCGCTGTTCGCTTCGGTCTCAGCCTTGCTCGGTGCGGTGCTCGGTATCGTACGGATCAAGCGACGAGGAGGGGTGCTGGGCTCGCCTTACCGCGGCTGGCACGCCCTGCATCACCTGATAGGCCTCGCGGCGACGATCTTCGTGCTGACGTGGATTGTCAGCGGCTGGCTGTCGATGGATCACGGCCTGCTGTTCTCGCGGGGACAGCTGACCACCGGAGAAGTCGGCGAGGTGGACGCCGCGCCGGATTGGAGGACGGTCTCATCGCTCGGATCGATGCCGTCGCCGGCTCGCGAGATCGAATGGTTCGCCTTCAAGGGAGATCTCTATCGTCGCGATCGGACCAGCCTTGCAGGCCAGATTTTGACCAGAGCGGGTGAGCCACCCCGTAGCGGTCAAACCGGATTCTTGAACGCGCAGGAGATCGCCAGCTTGATCGCGCGTCTCGCGTCCGGATGCGGCGCGCCGGTCGTGCTTGCGGATAACGACGACTATCTGGCTCAATCCGTCGTCCCCGGCGCACCGGTCTACCGCGCCCGCTGCGGCGACCTCTGGTTTGATATCGACGGCGCCGATGGCCGCGTGCTGCAAAGGCTCGATGCATCGCGCCGCGCCTATCGCTGGGCCTACAGGGCCCTCCACACGCTGGATTTCCCGGTCCTCATGGCGCATCCGCGCCTGCGCGATGTCCTGATCGTCGGGCTCAGCGCACTTGGGCTGATGTTCTCCATCACGGGTATCGTGATCGGCTGGCGGCGTTTGCAGTCGAAATTTTCAACCTGA
- a CDS encoding N-carbamoyl-D-amino-acid hydrolase: MRIVNVAAAQLGPIQKADSREAVVKRMIALMDEAKAKGADLIVYPELALTTFFPRWYVEDRAEFDSWFEREMPSSATKPLFERAAKHQMAMNFGYAELTPDGRHFNTAILTDKSGKIVGRYRKVHLPGHADYDTNRSHQHLEKRYFEPGDLGFNVWRELGGIIGMAICNDRRWPETYRVMGLQGVEMVLIGYNTPSVNAERSEEGVEKRLFHNRLSVQAGAYQNATWVVAVAKAGVEDGHALFGGSLIVDPDGEIVAEARTEEDELLVYPCDLDATTFGKTTIFNFAQHRRIEHYGLITSRTGAVPPPEK, translated from the coding sequence ATGCGTATCGTCAATGTTGCCGCCGCCCAGTTGGGCCCGATCCAGAAGGCCGACAGCCGCGAGGCCGTGGTCAAGCGCATGATCGCGCTGATGGACGAAGCCAAGGCCAAAGGCGCCGACCTGATCGTCTATCCGGAGCTGGCGCTGACGACGTTCTTCCCGCGCTGGTACGTGGAGGACCGGGCCGAGTTCGACAGTTGGTTCGAACGCGAAATGCCAAGTTCTGCAACCAAGCCGCTGTTCGAGCGTGCGGCGAAGCATCAGATGGCAATGAATTTCGGCTATGCCGAGCTGACGCCCGACGGCCGCCACTTCAACACGGCGATCCTGACCGACAAGTCCGGCAAGATCGTCGGCAGATATCGCAAGGTCCATTTGCCCGGCCATGCGGACTACGACACCAATCGGTCGCACCAGCATCTGGAGAAGCGGTATTTCGAGCCGGGCGATCTCGGCTTCAACGTCTGGCGGGAGCTCGGCGGCATCATCGGCATGGCCATCTGCAACGACCGCCGCTGGCCGGAGACCTATCGCGTCATGGGCTTGCAGGGCGTCGAGATGGTGCTGATCGGCTACAACACGCCCTCAGTGAATGCGGAGCGAAGCGAGGAGGGCGTCGAGAAGCGCCTGTTTCACAACCGCCTCTCCGTGCAGGCCGGCGCGTATCAGAACGCGACCTGGGTGGTCGCGGTGGCCAAGGCTGGCGTCGAGGACGGCCACGCGTTGTTTGGCGGCAGCCTGATCGTCGATCCCGACGGCGAGATCGTTGCCGAAGCCAGGACCGAAGAGGACGAACTCCTGGTCTATCCCTGCGACCTCGATGCCACCACCTTCGGCAAAACCACGATCTTCAACTTTGCGCAGCACCGCCGCATCGAGCATTACGGCCTGATCACCAGCCGCACCGGCGCAGTGCCGCCGCCGGAGAAATGA
- the cobA gene encoding uroporphyrinogen-III C-methyltransferase gives MSGFVSFVSAGPGDPELLTLKGAARLREADVVLYDDLASGAILDLARPGANLVAVGKRAGRPSTKQHHVNRLLVDYAATGVRVVRLKSGDAGIFGRLEEELETLREAGIGYEIIPGVTSACVAAAQAGVPLTRRHTSRRVQFVTGADVTGELPQNLNWAALADPDATTVVYMGRRTFPALVAKLIEHGLSPSTPALFAESLGRADERLVRITIAELAEQLARGGAASTAAVIMFGALAEGGSS, from the coding sequence GTGAGCGGTTTTGTCTCCTTCGTCTCCGCCGGCCCCGGCGATCCCGAGCTTCTCACGCTCAAGGGCGCCGCGCGGCTGCGCGAAGCCGACGTCGTGCTCTATGACGATCTCGCCTCCGGCGCGATCCTCGATCTGGCGCGGCCCGGCGCCAATCTCGTCGCGGTCGGGAAACGGGCAGGGCGGCCCTCGACCAAGCAACACCACGTCAACCGCTTGCTGGTCGACTATGCTGCCACGGGCGTGCGCGTCGTGCGGCTGAAGTCGGGCGATGCCGGCATTTTTGGCCGGCTCGAGGAGGAGCTCGAGACGCTACGCGAGGCCGGCATCGGCTACGAGATCATTCCCGGCGTCACCTCGGCCTGCGTTGCCGCCGCGCAAGCCGGCGTTCCGCTGACGCGCCGCCACACCTCGCGTCGAGTGCAGTTCGTCACCGGGGCCGATGTGACCGGCGAGCTGCCGCAGAATTTGAACTGGGCAGCGCTGGCCGATCCTGATGCGACGACGGTGGTCTATATGGGGCGGCGCACCTTTCCGGCGCTGGTCGCGAAATTGATCGAGCACGGCCTGTCACCGAGCACCCCGGCGCTGTTCGCGGAGTCCCTCGGCCGTGCCGACGAGCGGCTGGTGCGCATCACCATTGCCGAGCTTGCCGAGCAGCTCGCGCGCGGCGGTGCTGCTTCCACGGCGGCCGTGATCATGTTCGGCGCGCTGGCGGAGGGCGGATCGTCATGA
- the cobT gene encoding nicotinate-nucleotide--dimethylbenzimidazole phosphoribosyltransferase → MLPEWVYQQCPEISVVHREAAIARQAQLTKPTGALGRLEQLAIELAGLQATERPRAARVPIIVFAGDHGIVAQGVSAYPQGVTIAMMANFASGGAAISVLARELGSTLEVVDAGTLALEQMPGIITDKPRHGTRDFSVDAALTPAELAFAFEAGQRAVARAEANQPDLLIFGEMGIGNTTASAAIAAGLLGISAEEIAGNGTGVDAAGRAHKARVIDAAIVRHGVAAAAPEKILCAVGGLEIAAICGAIIAAAQARIPVLIDGFIVSVAALAAVRLNPSCQPFQLASHQSAEQGHRLVLRALNVQPLISLDLRLGEGSGAAIALPLVRSACALHNDMATFAQANVPDRPA, encoded by the coding sequence ATGCTCCCCGAATGGGTCTACCAGCAGTGCCCCGAGATCTCCGTGGTCCACCGCGAGGCGGCGATCGCGCGGCAGGCGCAACTGACAAAGCCGACCGGCGCGCTCGGCCGGCTGGAGCAGCTCGCGATCGAGCTGGCCGGCCTGCAGGCGACTGAACGCCCTCGCGCCGCACGGGTGCCGATCATCGTCTTCGCCGGCGATCACGGCATCGTCGCGCAGGGCGTGTCGGCCTATCCGCAAGGAGTGACCATCGCGATGATGGCGAATTTTGCCTCCGGCGGCGCCGCAATCTCGGTGCTGGCGCGCGAGCTCGGCTCGACCCTCGAGGTCGTCGACGCCGGAACGCTGGCGCTGGAGCAGATGCCGGGCATCATCACGGACAAGCCGCGCCACGGCACCCGCGATTTCAGCGTCGACGCTGCGCTCACGCCCGCCGAACTGGCATTCGCCTTTGAGGCTGGCCAGCGCGCAGTGGCGCGAGCGGAGGCCAATCAGCCCGATCTCCTGATCTTCGGCGAGATGGGCATCGGCAACACCACGGCCTCGGCGGCGATCGCAGCAGGCCTGCTCGGCATCAGCGCCGAGGAAATTGCCGGCAACGGCACCGGTGTCGATGCGGCGGGTCGTGCGCACAAGGCGCGCGTGATCGATGCCGCGATCGTGCGCCATGGTGTTGCGGCTGCGGCGCCCGAGAAGATCCTGTGCGCCGTCGGCGGGCTCGAAATCGCGGCGATCTGCGGCGCGATCATCGCAGCCGCGCAGGCGCGCATTCCCGTGCTGATCGACGGGTTTATCGTGTCGGTCGCGGCGCTCGCGGCGGTGCGGCTGAACCCGTCGTGCCAACCGTTCCAGCTCGCCTCGCATCAATCGGCGGAGCAGGGGCATCGGCTGGTGCTGCGGGCGCTGAACGTGCAGCCGTTGATCAGCCTCGATCTCAGGCTCGGCGAGGGATCGGGCGCCGCGATCGCGCTGCCGCTGGTGCGATCGGCCTGCGCGCTTCACAACGACATGGCGACGTTCGCGCAGGCCAATGTCCCGGATCGACCGGCCTGA
- a CDS encoding MFS transporter, giving the protein MTSADRPATRLATRLSFLVAGFGMASWAPLVPFAKERLAVDDAVLGLLLLSLGIGSVVAMLATGILSARYGTKPIIIAGGIGLALALPLLVIAGTPVTLAMALLAFGAALGSIDVAMNIHAVEVERAAGQPLMSGFHALFSIGGFAGSAVMTALLSFHLGSLACALICSVLMLIAMALAWPRLLRRAQAQEGPLFVLPHGIVLLLALLAAVTFLIEGAMLDWGALLVIGKGLVSEAQGGIGYIVFSIAMTAGRLGGDAVVARIGDRTTLVGGSLLAVAGLAVLLLAPSAAVAIAGFLLIGLGASNLVPVLFRGAAMQTAMPTGLAVASITTAGYAGVLVGPAGIGFIAHAAGLPAAFWMLAALMCLVTLSARAVTAK; this is encoded by the coding sequence ATGACATCAGCCGACCGGCCGGCGACGCGGCTCGCCACGCGCCTCTCGTTCCTGGTCGCCGGCTTCGGCATGGCGTCCTGGGCGCCGCTGGTGCCGTTCGCGAAGGAGCGGCTCGCGGTCGATGACGCGGTCCTTGGCTTGCTGCTGCTCAGCCTCGGTATCGGCTCGGTCGTCGCGATGCTCGCGACCGGCATTTTGAGCGCACGCTACGGCACCAAGCCGATCATCATCGCAGGCGGGATCGGTCTCGCCCTGGCCTTGCCCCTGCTGGTCATCGCAGGCACGCCGGTGACACTGGCAATGGCCTTGCTCGCATTCGGCGCGGCGCTCGGCTCGATCGATGTTGCCATGAACATTCATGCCGTCGAGGTCGAACGCGCGGCAGGACAACCGCTGATGTCGGGCTTTCACGCGCTCTTCAGCATTGGCGGCTTTGCCGGATCGGCGGTGATGACAGCGCTGTTGTCGTTTCATCTTGGATCGCTCGCATGCGCATTGATCTGCTCCGTGCTGATGCTGATTGCGATGGCGCTCGCCTGGCCGCGCCTGCTGCGCCGGGCGCAGGCGCAAGAGGGGCCGCTGTTCGTGCTGCCGCATGGCATCGTGCTGCTGCTGGCGCTGCTGGCGGCCGTCACCTTCCTGATCGAAGGCGCGATGCTCGACTGGGGCGCACTGCTCGTCATCGGCAAGGGCCTCGTCAGCGAGGCCCAGGGCGGGATCGGTTATATCGTGTTCTCGATCGCGATGACTGCCGGCCGGCTCGGCGGCGATGCCGTCGTGGCGCGTATCGGCGACCGCACAACGCTGGTCGGTGGAAGCCTGCTTGCCGTCGCAGGCCTTGCCGTGCTGTTGCTCGCGCCAAGCGCGGCCGTTGCCATCGCCGGTTTCCTGCTCATCGGCCTCGGCGCATCGAACCTCGTGCCGGTGCTGTTCCGTGGTGCGGCGATGCAGACCGCGATGCCCACGGGGCTCGCGGTAGCGTCAATCACCACCGCCGGCTATGCCGGCGTTCTGGTTGGCCCCGCCGGCATCGGCTTTATCGCCCACGCCGCCGGGCTGCCGGCGGCATTCTGGATGCTCGCGGCGCTGATGTGCCTCGTCACGCTGTCCGCGCGCGCCGTCACCGCAAAATAG
- the cobF gene encoding precorrin-6A synthase (deacetylating) translates to MMTLSLIGIGCGDPGQLTRAAVQAINAADLVLIPRKGTAKSDLADLRRTICADVLTNDKTPIAEFDLPVRDAGEADYRKGVDDWHDAVAGTWSQTIADHLGGDGKVALLIWGDPSLYDSSLRIARRLHPLPEIEVVPGITSIQALCAAHALPLNDVGEPFLVTTGRRLREGGWPAGIDTVVVMLDGGTAFQSLDPAGLHIWWGAYLGMADQIIMSGALAEVGTRIVAMRQDARERHGWIMDSYILKRRP, encoded by the coding sequence ATGATGACGCTCTCCCTGATCGGCATCGGTTGCGGCGATCCCGGGCAGCTCACGCGCGCTGCGGTTCAAGCCATCAACGCCGCCGATCTCGTCCTGATCCCGCGCAAGGGGACCGCAAAATCCGATCTCGCCGATCTCAGGCGGACCATTTGTGCCGATGTGCTCACCAACGACAAGACCCCCATTGCCGAGTTCGATCTGCCCGTGCGCGACGCCGGTGAGGCCGATTATCGCAAGGGCGTGGATGATTGGCACGATGCGGTCGCCGGGACCTGGTCGCAAACGATCGCTGATCATCTCGGTGGTGACGGCAAGGTCGCGCTGCTGATCTGGGGCGATCCGTCGCTGTACGATTCCTCGCTGCGCATCGCGCGACGGCTCCATCCGTTGCCTGAGATAGAGGTCGTGCCCGGCATCACCTCGATCCAGGCGCTGTGCGCTGCGCATGCGCTGCCGCTCAACGACGTCGGCGAACCGTTTCTGGTCACGACGGGACGCCGCTTGCGCGAGGGCGGCTGGCCGGCGGGCATCGATACAGTCGTTGTGATGCTCGACGGCGGCACGGCGTTCCAGTCGCTCGATCCGGCGGGACTTCACATCTGGTGGGGCGCCTATCTCGGCATGGCCGACCAGATCATCATGTCCGGCGCGCTGGCCGAGGTGGGAACGCGCATCGTCGCCATGCGACAGGACGCGCGCGAGCGTCACGGCTGGATCATGGACAGTTACATTCTCAAGCGCAGACCGTAA
- a CDS encoding TonB-dependent receptor, translating into MSSLRIVRPRHFLLASAALTSFVAIDMPAALAQQTREPLPPVEVSPPQSRKQAKPAGRDTASMRRAAARRPGAAPAGPKPVVPNAAAPTPLNSNAVAESASRLGLTVRETPATVEVISAETMREQGYRTVSDVAQGAVGVTAGDNPAEPSAFSMRGFTNSQINTLYNGIKIGPQNMTSRIMDTANLEAVEILKGPASLISGEGAAGGAINLVTRQPHTGPIRNEADFSWDSLNSFRAHYGSGGSTNVEGLDYRFDVSRSTLNGFADDTNTKTLDVSGQLDYRVSDSLKVWGAIEYREDRSKAYWGAPLVPVAFSGSHATAGIVSGTYISSFNPSALGPITIDDRTFNTNYNVLDNRNVAQEVWLRGGFELRLAPDLTLKSQAYAYGAERSWFNNEVEAFNTATNTVDRSRFYVAHSQRLVGNITDLTWDANIAGFDNRLVTTLSSSYLDFVRPGAANFPGDSVDLVDPNRGFYGLLTTKQQTARIDNEALSLEDRLKLTRTFALIGGLRVERIGLDRNSTDVNGLENANFPFSKSWAPVTGRIGYTWEAVPSLTFFSQYATGADISANNIFLLAPTQPLDLTTARTYETGVKHVLWDNRAEWSFSAYDILRKNVYAAAGGMQLNIAGRQESRGVELAGSIRPIEPLRLWGNIAYVDARYADYDFAGGSFSGNTPPNVPRIVANAGASWRFFTPWPVEVGITGRHVGDRYNADANTVTMNAYTVGDVYAFVDIPKTVFNAVDQARLTFRVRNFTDKRYAIWGDPFYPDQVLLRAPRTYEISAAFKW; encoded by the coding sequence GTGTCTTCTCTCCGTATTGTACGACCGCGCCATTTCCTGCTGGCGTCGGCCGCTCTCACATCTTTTGTCGCCATCGACATGCCAGCCGCCTTGGCGCAGCAGACCCGCGAACCCCTGCCGCCGGTGGAGGTGTCGCCCCCGCAATCCCGCAAGCAAGCCAAACCGGCCGGCCGGGATACCGCAAGCATGCGCCGCGCGGCAGCGCGCAGACCTGGCGCAGCACCGGCCGGGCCAAAGCCGGTCGTGCCGAACGCGGCGGCGCCGACGCCGCTCAACAGCAACGCCGTCGCCGAGAGCGCCTCGCGCCTCGGCCTGACCGTGCGCGAGACGCCCGCGACCGTCGAAGTGATCTCCGCCGAGACCATGCGCGAGCAGGGCTACCGCACCGTCTCCGACGTCGCGCAAGGCGCGGTCGGCGTCACCGCCGGCGACAATCCCGCCGAGCCTTCAGCTTTCTCGATGCGCGGCTTCACCAACAGCCAAATCAATACGCTCTACAACGGCATCAAGATCGGCCCGCAGAACATGACCTCGCGGATCATGGACACGGCCAATCTCGAAGCCGTGGAGATCCTGAAGGGGCCGGCTTCGCTGATCTCTGGCGAGGGCGCCGCCGGCGGCGCGATCAACTTGGTCACCAGGCAGCCGCACACCGGGCCGATCCGGAACGAAGCAGACTTTTCCTGGGACTCGCTCAATTCGTTCCGCGCGCATTACGGCTCAGGTGGCAGCACCAATGTCGAGGGCCTCGACTACCGCTTCGACGTCAGCCGCTCGACGCTCAACGGCTTTGCCGACGACACCAACACCAAGACGCTCGACGTCTCCGGCCAGCTCGACTATCGCGTCTCCGACAGCCTCAAGGTCTGGGGCGCGATCGAATATCGTGAGGACCGCTCCAAGGCCTATTGGGGCGCGCCATTGGTGCCGGTGGCCTTCAGCGGCTCGCATGCGACGGCTGGCATCGTCTCGGGCACTTACATCTCGAGCTTCAACCCGTCAGCGCTCGGGCCGATCACGATCGACGATCGCACGTTCAACACCAACTACAACGTCCTCGATAATCGCAACGTCGCACAGGAAGTCTGGCTACGCGGCGGCTTCGAGCTGAGGCTGGCGCCCGACCTGACGCTGAAGAGCCAGGCCTACGCCTATGGCGCGGAACGCTCGTGGTTCAACAACGAGGTCGAGGCATTCAACACCGCGACCAACACGGTGGACCGCAGCCGTTTCTATGTCGCGCACAGCCAGCGCCTCGTCGGCAACATCACAGACCTGACCTGGGATGCGAACATCGCAGGCTTCGACAATCGCCTGGTTACGACGCTGTCGTCGAGCTATCTCGATTTCGTTCGGCCGGGTGCTGCGAATTTTCCCGGTGATTCCGTTGATCTCGTCGATCCTAACCGTGGGTTCTATGGCCTGCTGACCACCAAGCAGCAGACCGCGCGTATCGACAACGAGGCGCTGTCGCTCGAGGACCGGCTGAAGCTGACGCGGACCTTCGCGCTGATCGGCGGCTTGCGCGTCGAGCGTATCGGGCTGGATCGCAATTCGACCGACGTTAACGGCCTGGAGAACGCGAATTTCCCGTTCTCGAAATCCTGGGCACCGGTGACCGGCCGCATCGGCTACACCTGGGAGGCCGTTCCCAGCCTGACCTTCTTCAGCCAATACGCCACCGGCGCGGACATCTCGGCCAACAACATCTTCCTGCTCGCTCCGACCCAGCCGCTCGACCTGACGACCGCGCGCACCTACGAGACCGGCGTCAAGCATGTGTTGTGGGACAACAGGGCGGAGTGGTCGTTTTCGGCCTACGACATCCTGCGCAAGAACGTCTATGCGGCGGCCGGCGGCATGCAGCTCAACATCGCCGGGCGACAAGAGTCCAGGGGTGTCGAGCTTGCAGGATCGATCCGCCCGATCGAGCCTTTGCGTCTGTGGGGCAACATCGCCTATGTCGATGCGCGCTATGCCGACTACGACTTTGCCGGCGGTTCGTTCTCCGGCAATACGCCGCCGAACGTGCCGCGCATCGTCGCCAATGCCGGGGCGTCCTGGCGCTTCTTCACGCCCTGGCCGGTGGAGGTCGGCATCACCGGCCGCCATGTCGGCGACCGCTACAACGCCGACGCCAATACCGTGACCATGAACGCCTATACGGTCGGCGATGTCTACGCCTTCGTCGATATCCCCAAGACGGTCTTCAATGCGGTCGACCAGGCCCGCCTGACCTTCCGGGTGCGCAACTTCACCGACAAGCGCTACGCGATCTGGGGCGACCCGTTCTATCCCGACCAGGTCCTGCTGCGCGCGCCGCGGACCTACGAAATCTCCGCGGCGTTCAAATGGTAG
- a CDS encoding histidine phosphatase family protein, producing the protein MGSETFLWLVRHAPVDGVAGTIHATDAPADLRDRTQLEALRGLLPRDAAGYASPARRTVETACALGLAPELVAELGEQDFGNWTGRRHDELAASGGEAYAQFWSDPSRGRPPDGESFEDQVVQVRLGLARIGAGHATLVVHSGTIRAALCIALDLTPQAALRFVIDPLSLTRIDRLATGWRVVSVNQRMA; encoded by the coding sequence ATGGGAAGCGAGACCTTCCTCTGGCTGGTACGGCATGCCCCCGTCGACGGCGTCGCGGGGACCATCCATGCGACCGATGCGCCGGCGGACCTTCGCGATCGCACGCAGCTCGAGGCACTGCGCGGGCTTCTGCCGCGGGATGCAGCGGGCTATGCCAGCCCGGCGCGGCGCACGGTCGAGACGGCGTGCGCGCTGGGACTCGCGCCCGAGCTGGTGGCCGAGTTGGGAGAGCAGGATTTTGGCAACTGGACGGGCCGGCGGCATGACGAGCTCGCCGCGAGCGGTGGCGAGGCCTATGCGCAATTCTGGAGCGATCCGTCGCGCGGACGGCCGCCTGATGGAGAGAGCTTTGAAGATCAGGTCGTGCAGGTCCGGCTAGGTCTTGCGCGGATCGGCGCAGGTCATGCGACGCTCGTCGTGCATTCCGGCACCATCCGCGCAGCGCTCTGCATCGCACTGGATCTGACGCCGCAGGCAGCCTTGCGCTTCGTGATCGATCCGCTGTCGCTGACCCGGATCGATCGGCTCGCGACCGGCTGGCGCGTCGTCTCGGTCAATCAGCGCATGGCCTGA